The following are encoded in a window of Vicia villosa cultivar HV-30 ecotype Madison, WI unplaced genomic scaffold, Vvil1.0 ctg.001344F_1_1, whole genome shotgun sequence genomic DNA:
- the LOC131634746 gene encoding uncharacterized protein LOC131634746, whose translation MNIMSFNIRGCGCVIKRRSLRKMIDKGQADMVFLQETKTQVVDFNFIRSLWGHDDCEWTSKDSNGASGGLSIIWKKGLINPLFSFRTEGSVGIGAEFQGQICFFVNVYSSCHIAGKRLLWSELVELKQKLPMGWWCVGGDFNAIRNANERQGNNMITRSSVSYEFNDFIDLIGLVDVPTIVKKFTWSNKDGSVKSRLDRFLLSSELIDDWKIGGQKVGDWDISDHAPIWLTVIDKDWGPKPFRVINGWFEIKEFKAFAESSWKNIQVEGNQAYVVKEKFKLFRNILRRWNKEKFGRIDLNIQEATKKINGWDVDCQGRVEAKNALWKNLHLKESLLRQKSRQKWLKEGDSNTKYFHQAIKERRRRNNIVAVHLEDGSLIEDVVGIRKEVLQEFKARFKEAIAIRPTLENEGFMKLSLEDRDFLEAEFSREEIKAAVWDSDGEKCPGPDGFNLGFIQNCWNFMQEDIVKLVMEFHKTASLPKSITACHGVPAHLSDRESV comes from the coding sequence ATGAATATTATGTCTTTTAACATAAGAGGGTGTGGTTGTGTCATTAAAAGAAGGAGCTTGAGAAAGATGATTGATAAGGGCCAGGCAGATATGGTGTTCTTGCAGGAAACCAAAACTCAGGTGGTGGATTTTAATTTCATTAGAAGTCTCTGGGGTCACGATGATTGCGAATGGACTAGCAAGGATTCGAATGGAGCTTCAGGGGGTTTGTCTATAATTTGGAAAAAAGGCTTAATTAATCCTTTATTCAGCTTCAGAACGGAGGGATCGGTTGGCATCGGGGCAGAGTTCCAAGGTCAGATATGCTTTTTTGTGAATGTATATTCTTCCTGTCACATTGCTGGTAAGCGTCTGTTATGGTCTGAATTAGTGGAGCTTAAACAAAAACTCCCTATGGGGTGGTGGTGTGTCGGTGGCGATTTCAACGCAATTAGAAATGCTAATGAAAGACAAGGAAACAATATGATTACTAGGTCGTCTGTATCTTATGAGTTCAATGATTTCATAGATTTGATAGGTTTGGTGGATGTTCCTACTATTGTCAAGAAGTTTACCTGGTCTAATAAGGATGGGAGTGTCAAAAGTAGGTTGGACAGGTTTCTGCTCTCATCAGAGTTAATTGATGATTGGAAGATTGGTGGTCAGAAGGTGGGGGATTGGGATATTTCAGATCATGCTCCGATCTGGTTAACGGTGATTGATAAGGATTGGGGACCCAAACCGTTTCGTGTGATTAATGGATGGTTTGAGATAAAGGAATTCAAGGCTTTCGCAGAATCCTCGTGGAAGAACATACAGGTGGAGGGAAATCAAGCTTATGTGGTGAAAGAGAAATTCAAACTGTTCAGAAATATTCTAAGGAGATGGAACAAGGAGAAATTCGGTCGGATTGATCTGAATATTCAAGAGGCTACTAAGAAGATAAATGGGTGGGATGTCGATTGTCAAGGGCGTGTGGAGGCCAAGAATGCCTTGTGGAAAAATCTGCATCTCAAAGAAAGTCTTTTGCGTCAGAAATCCAGACAGAAGTGGCTCAAAGAAGGAGATTCAAACACAAAATATTTCCATCAGGCGATCAAAGAAAGAAGGAGGCGCAACAACATTGTGGCAGTGCATCTAGAGGACGGTTCACTCATTGAAGATGTGGTTGGCATTAGAAAAGAAGTGCTGCAAGAATTCAAAGCTAGATTTAAAGAGGCTATAGCAATTAGACCAACACTGGAAAATGAGGGATTCATGAAACTATCATTGGAGGACAGGGACTTTTTAGAGGCTGAATTCTCAAGAGAAGAAATCAAAGCTGCTGTGTGGGATTCAGATGGCGAGAAATGTCCGGGCCCCGACGGTTTTAACCTTGGCTTCATTCAAAACTGCTGGAATTTTATGCAGGAAGATATCGTTAAGCTTGTCATGGAGTTTCACAAAACAGCATCCCTTCCTAAGTCTATCACAGCTTGTCATGGAGTACCGGCCCATTTGTCTGATAGGGAGTCTGTATAA